The Oceanithermus desulfurans sequence TACCGTCGCTGGCGGCTGGCGCGGGCCGCGCTCGAGCGGCTGCGCACCGCCTTCCGGCGCGGCGATCCACGCTGCCTGGGCCGGGCGCTGGAGGACTGGTGGGCGGTCCGGGCCCACCCCTCCCACGAATAATTATCACCACAGGTAAAGGTTTATTGACTTCTTTTTCGCGCTGCGCTACACTTCGGATGGCCCAATCATGTGGTAAAAAAACTATAAGGAGGTAGGAAATGAAAAAATACATGAGAGCCGTATTAGCCGCCCTTTTCGCTCTCGCCCTCGGCGCCTTCGCCCAGGGCGACAAGGTGGTGATCGGGTACTCGATCAGCACCCTGAACAACGCCTTCTTCGTCGGCATGACCAAGGGGGTCGAGAACGGCGCGAAGAAGTTCGGGGTCGAGCTGATCACCGTCAACGCCAACGGCGACTCGGCCAAGCAGGTCGCCGACGTGGAGGACCTGATCACCAAAGGCGTGGACGCGATCATCATCAACCCGCGCGACGCCGAGGCCATCGCCCCGGCGGTTAAGAAGGCCCTCGACGCCGGCATCCCCGTCTTCGCCCTCGACCGCGGCGTGACCGGGGTGGAGGTGACCTCGTTCCTGGAGACCGACAACGTCGCCATGGGCCGGCTGGCCGCCGACCTGATCGCCGAGGCCATGAAGGCCAAGTACGGCGAGGTGAAGGGCAACGTCATCGAGCTGGTGGGTCTGGTCGGCACCACCGCCGCCCGCGACCGCGGCAAGGGCTTCCACGAGCAGCTCAAGAAGTACCCGGGCCTCAAGCTGGTCGCCTCCCAGCCCGCCGACTTCAACCAGGAGAAGGCCTTCAACGTGACCACCAACCTGGTGCTCGCCCACCCCGACGTGGACGCCATCTACGGCCACAACGACGACAACACCGTGGGTGCGGCACGCGCGCTCAAGGCGATGGGCCGCCTCAAGAAGGTGGGCGATCCCGGTCACATCTACATCGTCGGCATCGACGGCATCAA is a genomic window containing:
- a CDS encoding sugar ABC transporter substrate-binding protein, giving the protein MRAVLAALFALALGAFAQGDKVVIGYSISTLNNAFFVGMTKGVENGAKKFGVELITVNANGDSAKQVADVEDLITKGVDAIIINPRDAEAIAPAVKKALDAGIPVFALDRGVTGVEVTSFLETDNVAMGRLAADLIAEAMKAKYGEVKGNVIELVGLVGTTAARDRGKGFHEQLKKYPGLKLVASQPADFNQEKAFNVTTNLVLAHPDVDAIYGHNDDNTVGAARALKAMGRLKKVGDPGHIYIVGIDGIKQALDLIRQGYIDCTISQEPVLMGEKAVEFAVKYLKGEEVPKHFYTPFTPVTKDNVDKRQNWAE